A window from Leifsonia shinshuensis encodes these proteins:
- a CDS encoding sigma-70 family RNA polymerase sigma factor, whose translation MTGPEQTAPAPSDTELVDAARHGDSDAFAELWRRHSSAGRTVARSFSTEDAEDVVAEAYARVLSAVRSGGGPRTGFRPYLFTTIRNVAAAWGGSRVDVPIDDAATIEDPTSTEAAGLEALDRSLTARAFRSLPERWQEVLWYTEVERMAPASVAPLLGLTPNGTAALAYRAREGLRQAWIQAHIAESPAGSDCRWTTERLGAHSRGGLGKRETARVERHLTDCTRCTIVAAEAREVGSRLALILLPLLLGVSGAAAYTAAVRRGAAAAASALGATVAAAGPGTPVPVRPGRVRLGRRGSSRGSGVGSGAVGGVILAVAGVVVAAGVAGAVVLGPQLLGSPAREGTANAADSAPASTNPGRTAPPAAAPPAATPPPAAAAPGAAVAPADPDDAGGGANAEPSPATVPVTASVPAPSPAPTTSSPTRPPVPSEPVVPSTPPQTPIAPPVILSADTGTGDTAGLLAPVLTGTAEPGATVAILDHGAPLATTTADADGAWTSPELLLVSADYALSAQQTTADGKTSEPCAPLSGTVSAPSITASGAPGTVSLTVAGIPGASVQVWADRRPSSYTLTLDAAGEAAQVYGWTAGDHRIGAVYLFGARRGILADVPVTLP comes from the coding sequence ATGACCGGCCCCGAACAGACCGCCCCCGCCCCCTCGGACACCGAGCTGGTGGATGCCGCGCGCCACGGCGACAGCGACGCATTCGCCGAGCTGTGGCGGAGGCACTCCAGCGCGGGGCGCACCGTCGCCCGGTCATTCAGCACCGAGGACGCGGAGGACGTCGTCGCCGAGGCGTACGCACGCGTGCTCAGTGCGGTGCGCTCAGGCGGCGGCCCGCGCACGGGATTCCGGCCCTACCTGTTCACGACCATCCGGAACGTCGCCGCCGCGTGGGGCGGCTCGCGCGTGGACGTCCCGATCGATGACGCCGCGACCATCGAGGACCCGACTTCGACGGAGGCGGCCGGCCTGGAGGCCCTGGACCGCTCGCTCACCGCCCGGGCGTTCCGATCCCTCCCGGAGCGGTGGCAGGAGGTGCTCTGGTACACCGAGGTCGAGCGGATGGCACCGGCATCCGTCGCGCCGCTGCTCGGACTGACTCCGAATGGCACCGCGGCGCTCGCCTACCGCGCGCGAGAGGGCCTTCGCCAGGCGTGGATCCAGGCGCACATCGCGGAGAGCCCGGCCGGTTCCGACTGCCGCTGGACCACCGAACGGCTGGGCGCCCACAGTCGCGGCGGTCTCGGGAAGCGGGAGACGGCACGGGTCGAGCGGCACCTCACCGACTGCACCCGCTGCACGATCGTGGCCGCGGAGGCGCGCGAGGTCGGCTCGCGACTGGCACTGATCCTGCTGCCGCTGCTGCTCGGCGTCAGCGGCGCGGCCGCGTACACCGCCGCGGTCCGCCGGGGAGCTGCGGCGGCGGCGAGCGCCCTCGGCGCGACCGTCGCTGCCGCGGGTCCGGGCACGCCGGTCCCGGTGCGGCCGGGCCGCGTGCGGCTGGGCCGCCGCGGGTCGAGCCGCGGGTCAGGCGTCGGGTCAGGCGCAGTGGGCGGCGTCATCCTGGCGGTCGCGGGCGTGGTGGTGGCGGCGGGAGTCGCCGGTGCGGTCGTCCTCGGGCCGCAGCTGCTCGGCTCGCCGGCGCGCGAGGGCACGGCGAACGCTGCCGACTCCGCGCCGGCCTCCACGAACCCCGGCCGAACAGCGCCTCCTGCCGCGGCGCCTCCGGCCGCTACGCCTCCCCCCGCGGCGGCGGCGCCCGGAGCGGCCGTCGCGCCCGCCGATCCGGACGACGCCGGCGGCGGCGCGAATGCGGAGCCGTCTCCCGCCACCGTCCCGGTCACGGCGTCCGTCCCGGCGCCATCCCCCGCTCCCACAACGAGCTCTCCGACCAGGCCGCCGGTCCCGTCCGAACCGGTCGTCCCGAGCACCCCTCCACAGACGCCGATCGCCCCACCGGTCATCCTCAGCGCGGACACCGGCACCGGAGACACTGCTGGTTTGCTGGCGCCCGTCCTGACCGGCACGGCGGAACCCGGCGCCACAGTCGCGATCCTCGACCACGGTGCGCCCCTCGCCACGACGACCGCGGACGCCGACGGCGCGTGGACGTCGCCCGAGTTGCTCCTCGTCTCCGCCGACTATGCGCTGAGCGCGCAGCAGACGACGGCCGACGGGAAGACATCCGAGCCGTGCGCTCCCCTCTCGGGCACCGTCTCCGCCCCCTCGATCACCGCATCGGGCGCCCCCGGTACGGTCTCACTCACCGTCGCCGGAATCCCGGGCGCGTCGGTGCAGGTCTGGGCCGACCGCCGGCCGAGCAGCTACACGCTGACTCTGGATGCCGCGGGCGAGGCCGCGCAGGTCTACGGCTGGACGGCAGGCGACCACCGCATCGGAGCCGTCTACCTGTTCGGGGCGCGGCGCGGCATCCTCGCGGACGTGCCCGTCACCCTGCCCTGA